The genomic region TTGCGAAAGTACTGGGCAGGTATTCTTATTTACTGGGCAGGTATTCAAAAGATGGGTGACCCTAAGGTGCTCAAGACTAGAGTTGAGCTTCTTCGCTCCAACACGGTGAATTTGATGAGGATCGGCTCAAAGGTCGGCCGAGGGGGAGTGAAGCTTGGCATCTCATGATGCAGATCTATTGTCTGTTTTGTCCTCCGTTTGGTTTATTGGACTCGCTTGGGGGCTTGCTTTAGTCTGAGAACATTGTTGAGAACTATCATCTGGCTTGTAATTAGGACCAATAGAGTACAGGTACAGCCTCAATGGAGCCCGTTTTCAAAATATCACATTTCCATAGCGTAAAAAATACATACAACACGGTCAAGAAAAGTTTCGTAACAATATACTTTCATATGGGGTGTAGAAAAAAAATACATACATGAAAATGAGCCAATTTCTTTTTGTTGTTGGGCCTTTTTTTTGCATAGCTTGCAAATCATAATATTTTTAATAGCAATTCGAACTATTCAAAAAATCATAATATTTTTAAACAAAATTTTAAAGATCCGTCATGAATATATATAAGTTTTCACAGGATTTTCTTTTAAACCTGGAAATATGACACTCTAGGTACATAGTCTTTTGGTGATGCCCCCCAGTAGTGCATTGAACTCGGCTTCCCTTCTTTCCCATCTCCTGTTATTTCTTTAGAACTGTTTTATTTACGTTATGATTAATGGAAAGGGGTTAGCCCAGTCTTAAAAAATTCCTAAGCCAAGACGCAAACCACAATAGCAAATGTCATTATCGAATATTGGTAACACACAACAACATTCAGTTGACACTCAGGTCCTCCATCCCACATGACATATTTCTCAAGTTGATCAACTCCATGCCATGGGTATTTCACAAAAGGCAAGCCAATACACACCAGAGAAGACTAGCCACACAAGCAGCACTAGCCACCAGGCTTCAAGTGCTATGTTACTAGTCGCTGTCGCTATCGCCGTCCGAACCAGGATAGTCAATACAAGTACTACTACCACCGCCATATGCTTGGCTGCTTGGGTGAACAACAGGCTGGTAGTTTTCACAGCCATAGCAACGCCCTGCAACGTCGATAGAACAAATAAAGAGTTAGACAAATATCAATATCAGATTGTGATTAAGGCATATGTGTGAGCAACACAACTGATTGCACCTGATGCAAACCTCACCAACAATAAGGAAACATGGCCATAATCAGGAAAGAAACAATAGGAACAACTAACAAGAAAGCCACCAAGGTACCTGCGTCATTTTCCCCAACTATACAGCAAATAATCACGTCATTCTCACTCCGAAAATTCAGGTGGACTTCAGAGAAGAATAGCTTGGTACTGTCGGCATCAGCAGAATGTTGCTCCTCAGGCTGCTTAGCTGTGAAGTTATAATGGGCGCCGGCCCCTCCAAACTCATAAAATATAGATATCACTTTTACCTCCACCAGCTCAaactgaaaaaaaaatcaaaatgtaaAGACATGTTTAAAATGGATAATCAGGCTGAAAAGCCATCCCAATTGTCACGACCTCACATACTCGGagataagagagaaagagagaggaagaccTTGGTGTTGTTGGCTCTGTTGTATTTATGCAAGGCCACCTCCGCATGGTAGCGCGCGTCCTTTTGTTTGGCCGCGACTCTTCTTTCGCGGAGCGCATTCCTCACCTCCAGAGGCTTCCTCTTTCGCATTACAACTGGAATTCCGACGGTAGCCCGCTCAAAGTCACCCGTAAATCTGGGTAGGGGCAAAGGCTGAAACCTCGAAGCATGTTCCTCCATGTTGATACCTTCAGGAGTGCTCCTCTCCATGGACATCCAACCAGCTCGACTCCTGATTCAGTAATGTGAACTGATTgttataaaaataataattcacaAGTACCATGCCGTAATGTGAGAAATAGTAACTGTATCATTTACCCAGTTGCTTTTCTTTCATGATGAAGGTGCATGCAGAGTTCTAGAAACATGATTAAAAACTCGTCGAATTTGTTCAGAATTAAAATTTGACAGATTTACCCATTAGATTTTCTTTTATGATGAAGGTGCATGCAGAGTTCTTGAATCATGTTTAAAAACTTACAGTGTAGAATGTTAACGGGAGGAGTTGTGTTAACCATTTTCCAGCGAAAACAGTTTGTAACATAAACAAAAAATGGACGATTTAATACTGGGAACCAGAGGATTTGAGAGTGCCAAATGAAGATGCACAGTGGGGTTAAACGGATAGCAATCCAGAAAAAAAAAGTTAGGAGTGCTCAACTTGCATACCTCCCTTTTGAAGCGGCGCATGAGACGTGAACTTGATGGTGATGTTGCTTTGTCTCCTGTGGCTTGGCATTCAAATTCTCTTTAAATCTGAACCAGAACATATGACTTATATTGAATTAAAGTAAATGAAGCTAAGTTATCGACATAATCTACCTATTATTATTAACTAGAAAATATTTTTGAACCGATAGCATTTGCTGCACTTTTCAGTACAATCCTTAGCCCATCACTGATACACCCTGCAGTGTACAAATcttaaaaaaaacaaaattcggctAATCAACTGCAATGGGAggaattatgctacccatgattttcAAGGAAAAATCAGTTTGGAATATAAACAAAAACGAACAAGTTAATAATAATGGGAACCTGAGTATTTACATTTCAGAACGAGGAATGACCATGCATAGTGGAGTTGAGAGCAACCCAGAAAAAAAGTGAAGATGGTACGAGTTTTACCTTGCATATCTCCCCTTTGAAGCGGCCCGTGAAACTGCGACTTGGTGTTGCTTTGGCTCCTCCTCTGGGAAGACAGGCAGCGAATTCCCCTTATACCTTGAACCATAACATATGATTTATTCAGCATCACAGTAAATTGAAGCAGAGTCTATCAATAATATTCTAATTTCAGAATCTTAATAATTTGTTTTTGCCTTCTAGTTTCCGCAACTTTCAGCAACACAATActtactagtttcagcaaatttTTACAACCATAAGAATACATTTTTAGAATTTTAATATTATAATTTAGTTTTATTCTCGGAACATTTCTACTTCCCAGAAATTTTAGGACCATATGACTTTGTTCTCGCTTACATTTTTACTTTGAGCAAACTTTAGGACCATATAAGAATATGTCCCATCTCTTTACATTACAACTTCAGCGTTAAGAAGATAAACTTCTTCCTCTAGccattcttcttcctccttctccgaaCGTACCACCGGCCCAACCGCCAGCGCTCCCGCGAAGCCTCGCCGCCTGCCCTCCCATAAACCCCCTCCCACCGCGGTGCTGCCGCCCCCGGCCGGCCATCCCTCTAACCCCGGATAGACAATGGGGGGGCCCTGGCACTCTAAGATAGATAATGGTGGAGCTTCTCCGGTGAGCCGGTGAGCTTCTTCCTCCCCTTTGGATGTTTCTTTTTACAATCCGAAATCAACCGACCCAAATTTAAAAGTCAGGCGACTTCATGTAGGTATTGTAAATAAATATGTGTATATATCCGAACAGCTAGGCAGAGCGGGTCGATGGGAGGGAGGCGACTGGCGGCGCTGCTTCCCTAGCTCGTCGAGATGTAGGCATGTAGCTACTACGCTTGCGACGACGCGTAAGAGATAAATTGCACGAGCACTCGAGTATATAGAGAACTTACGAATCCTCCTGGTCAGTACCGCCCTGATCCGCCATGGCCGGCTGCATGCTTAATGGTTTGATCTGCAGTTTCTCAATCCACGTTACAGAGGCAGCCTTATTTATACCATCGTCATGGCTTGACTTTGACCAAGAGAAGGAGACGGACGGCCAACGCGTTTCCGATTGGTGCTGTCTACGGTTTGGCCTTCCTAATAATGTTCTGCGGATTTTTATTCGACTGCCGTTCGCCACTGCTAAGGAAAGAAACACAGAGATCGGATACCAACTTCTATTCTAACTCCGCTATTACTCGTGGTAGATACTCCGAGCTGCTCTGATGGGCTCACCGGCCGACGCGACAGGCGCCCGAGCTCCCAAACCACAGGGGCTTCAGATCCGTGAGCGGACACACTGATACAAAATCTCTGCAACAACACCTCTGTACCAAAGGTCTCTGCAACATCACTTTTGTTGCAAAGTCGATTCAAATGCACGAACGAACATGCTGACGCAACGGCTCCACACCACCACCTCTGTTGCAAAAGGTCTCTGCAACAACTCCTCTATTGCAAAAAGCGATTCAGATGCATGAGCAGACATGCTGACACATTAACTCTACAACATTACATCCGTTGCATTGCAAAGGCTCTGCAACAACACCTCCATTGCAAACATCTCTGTAACAACTCTCTGTTGCAAAGACAAAAGTGGTGCTCAACCGCTCGATGGGCCAGATCCGACGGCTCGTGACCCCGCTAGTCTTTAAAAGGACCAGCTAGCTGGCTGACATGTAGCACACCCAATACCCTATGGCCACGACTTTCTCCTTTGGCGCGCGTGCCGCTCATCTCCAAGGGTGTCCTTGTGCCCTCATATGTCTAGACGGATAGTCCATAATTGTTCGGACACAAAAACGGATGCCAAACGAGTTCACCCAAATTTAGCTCATATGTATGGACTCCCTCGAACCCAACCCATCTGTGTGTGTTGGAGGGGAGATGGGGTTGTCCGCCACGTCAGTTTGGACATGCGGTCCCTACCCCAAACCTGACCCCCGTGCCACAACTTCTCCTATGTTCCTTTCACTACATGTGCCTGATGTCGTCCTGCACCAACCTAGAGCACCACCCTCTGGACATGGTCATCGTGCTCAGTCCTACATCACCATCGGACACGGTCGCTGCGTAGGCTACTTGGGTTATATGATACAGTTGCGGGCGTCGTTGATGAGTATGTCTGGGTGGCAGAGAGCGCACACATTGAAGCAATGGTCAGCATTTTCCACTGCAATGGAAAGTGTTTGGCAAAGATGATTTGAGAGAATCAAATGGCGTGGACACAACCAAGATTTTGGCAGTTGGAGAAGCAAGAGGTTTTTCGGTATGCTTGGTTCCGCCGATGGCATGAACTGAAaaatggaagaattgtccaaatTGTTAGTGAGGGCACTGCCAAGGTCATGCCGGGATCCCACCTTCATAAGTAATGGAATTAATTTCATCACAAGACATGTGGACTTTATCAGTTTTTCTCTGGCACGCCAGTGTCTTGCAATAACATCAATGCGCGAGACTTCATGATGGGAAGGCTCCAAAGTTCAACTACACCATTAACGGGTACAACTACTACATGGGATACTACCTCGGCGACAATATATATATTCTCAATATGTATCTCTTTATTGGTTTGTTTATCAACTA from Triticum aestivum cultivar Chinese Spring chromosome 4A, IWGSC CS RefSeq v2.1, whole genome shotgun sequence harbors:
- the LOC123087570 gene encoding uncharacterized protein — translated: MQPAMADQGGTDQEDSYKGNSLPVFPEEEPKQHQVAVSRAASKGRYARFKENLNAKPQETKQHHHQVHVSCAASKGRSRAGWMSMERSTPEGINMEEHASRFQPLPLPRFTGDFERATVGIPVVMRKRKPLEVRNALRERRVAAKQKDARYHAEVALHKYNRANNTKFELVEVKVISIFYEFGGAGAHYNFTAKQPEEQHSADADSTKLFFSEVHLNFRSENDVIICCIVGENDAGRCYGCENYQPVVHPSSQAYGGGSSTCIDYPGSDGDSDSD